Proteins from a genomic interval of Clostridium scatologenes:
- a CDS encoding MAE_28990/MAE_18760 family HEPN-like nuclease, whose protein sequence is MPNDTDLIENFINDLDIELSIRKKDLYLIKECLDSIKNISNKFTMIRNTVPSLYAHYEGFLKYSFQKLVETIKLMNINNKDINRNFLILCLLTNLEDHIVNQKSKSKVLISNFERIYKNNDNILNVTKIDKYILNHDTLEQTCKILGINLDKILIGKEIYEQFPKEQLGILYARRNEIAHGDISSSNQFSISKQKDITSGQVEFAYSNWTENYKCVLESLDLIKNMFVDYLINEHYLNLL, encoded by the coding sequence ATGCCTAATGATACTGATTTAATAGAAAATTTTATTAATGATTTGGATATTGAACTATCCATTAGGAAGAAAGACTTATATTTAATAAAAGAGTGTTTAGATTCAATAAAAAATATTTCCAATAAATTTACTATGATTAGAAATACTGTCCCATCATTATATGCCCATTATGAGGGGTTTTTGAAATATAGTTTTCAAAAATTGGTTGAAACGATCAAGTTAATGAATATAAATAATAAAGATATTAATAGGAACTTTTTAATTTTATGTTTACTAACCAACTTAGAAGATCATATTGTAAATCAAAAATCAAAATCTAAAGTCCTTATAAGTAATTTTGAAAGAATATATAAAAATAATGATAATATTTTAAATGTAACAAAAATAGATAAATATATCTTAAATCATGATACATTAGAGCAAACATGTAAAATATTAGGAATTAATTTGGATAAAATATTGATTGGTAAAGAAATTTACGAGCAATTTCCAAAGGAACAGTTAGGCATTTTATATGCAAGACGAAATGAAATTGCTCATGGAGATATATCATCATCTAATCAATTTTCAATTTCAAAACAGAAAGATATTACAAGTGGACAAGTTGAGTTTGCCTATAGTAATTGGACCGAAAATTACAAGTGTGTGTTGGAATCATTAGATTTAATAAAAAATATGTTTGTTGATTATCTCATAAATGAACATTATTTAAATTTACTATAG
- a CDS encoding Eco57I restriction-modification methylase domain-containing protein, whose protein sequence is MDIYEQKILNLIASETEKYLKSIDIDTRKKESQFFTSYEVAVKMSKLMDLKKYKSVNDVKILEPSAGFGILIYAVSLMITKKTKINRIDLTLFEKDEIICRSLNKIMERIKDYLNIYKCNLQYRIINKDFILFNKDAWNNNNLNEVDRYDLIVSNPPYKKINKSDVKSLIMSDIITDQPNLYHLFIALSLKFLKINGEYIALTPRNYLVGKYTIRLRQWILENYSITNLHSFDSRNLFKEVNQEVIITKFSNNRQNKVKVSYNSTSKFITSIRKLIFEKDKYMILLPTNKESLNIVNVFKKKGKKLCDLGINCIVGPIVQFRNLEYLSKVKNNETNIPFLILSDLKDNSIIFNTREKKYKYVSNKISSRLTENTNGVLLRKVTAKDDKEIIVGAVLNKDFFNTDFIGLDSNIIFFKGVDREMSIEECYGLYAFLVSDYFSQYYLLISGTHTINMFELNSMYFPRTNYLINIGSKVIIQKQLNKKLINELINEYLLIT, encoded by the coding sequence TTGGACATTTATGAACAAAAAATTTTAAATCTAATAGCAAGTGAAACAGAAAAATACTTAAAATCAATCGATATAGATACTAGGAAAAAAGAATCACAATTTTTTACTTCATATGAAGTTGCAGTTAAAATGTCAAAATTAATGGATTTAAAAAAATATAAATCTGTTAATGATGTTAAGATACTTGAACCTTCAGCAGGATTTGGAATATTAATTTATGCTGTGTCATTAATGATAACAAAAAAAACAAAAATAAACAGAATAGATTTAACTTTATTTGAAAAAGATGAAATAATATGTAGATCTCTTAATAAAATTATGGAACGAATTAAAGATTATTTAAATATTTATAAATGTAATTTGCAATATAGAATTATTAATAAAGATTTTATTTTATTTAATAAAGATGCTTGGAATAATAATAATTTAAATGAGGTGGATAGATATGACTTAATTGTTTCAAATCCTCCTTATAAAAAAATAAATAAAAGTGATGTTAAATCACTAATAATGAGTGATATAATTACAGACCAACCTAATTTGTATCATTTATTCATTGCTCTCAGTTTAAAATTTCTAAAAATAAATGGTGAATATATAGCACTTACTCCAAGAAATTATCTTGTGGGAAAGTATACTATTAGACTTAGACAATGGATATTAGAGAATTATTCCATAACTAATTTGCATTCTTTTGATAGTAGAAATTTATTTAAAGAAGTAAATCAAGAAGTTATTATTACCAAATTTTCTAACAATAGACAAAACAAAGTTAAAGTATCATACAATTCGACAAGTAAATTTATAACTTCAATAAGAAAATTAATATTTGAAAAAGATAAATATATGATTTTGCTTCCTACAAATAAAGAATCTCTAAACATTGTTAATGTTTTTAAAAAGAAAGGTAAAAAACTTTGTGATTTAGGAATAAACTGTATTGTTGGGCCGATTGTTCAATTTAGAAATTTAGAATATTTAAGTAAAGTTAAAAATAATGAAACAAACATCCCATTTTTAATTTTATCTGATTTAAAAGATAATTCTATAATATTTAATACTAGAGAAAAAAAATATAAGTATGTCTCTAATAAAATAAGTTCAAGATTGACAGAGAATACAAATGGTGTTCTCTTAAGGAAAGTAACTGCTAAAGATGACAAAGAAATTATAGTAGGAGCAGTATTAAATAAAGATTTTTTTAATACTGATTTTATAGGATTAGATAGTAATATAATATTTTTTAAAGGAGTCGATAGAGAAATGTCTATAGAGGAATGCTATGGACTATATGCTTTTCTTGTTTCTGATTATTTCTCTCAATATTATTTACTAATAAGTGGTACACACACAATTAATATGTTTGAATTGAATTCAATGTATTTTCCTAGAACGAATTATTTAATAAATATAGGAAGTAAGGTTATTATCCAAAAGCAATTAAATAAAAAGCTTATAAATGAGTTAATTAAT
- a CDS encoding Mu transposase C-terminal domain-containing protein has protein sequence MMMENEVFKYFDEGGERIRVVYIDAHNSKIFYVNLDINLCTPKMENLDKLEEELKNNILIKINDPYLKRIDESKISKIEKEKRDLYWPIINKLWEDRKIELLDKRTRNTLLKEVSRHSNITVITLRRILNRFWQRGMSKNSLLPDYKNSGGKGKERNSGNSKVGRPKNASYLEEGNEGINVTKDIKKQFELAVNKYYRNNKKVSIMETYNYVLRDFFSDVIIKDGQKSFIVWDKSRIPTYDQFYYWFKKFEDPRKDIILRESEKEFELKNRELLSNSTIETDGPGTRFQVDATIADIYLVSSLDRNRIIGRPVVYAIIDVFSRLVTGIYVGLEGPSWLGAMMALDNMVIDKVEFCRKYGIEITEEQWPARCIPDSILADGGEFEGYSVENLVNNLNIKIEIASPYRGDLKGIVERNFRTLNTKLKHKTPGAIQKEFRKRGDRDYRLDATLTLEEFTRIYINLVLLHNNKIIDKYQMEKEMLLDNVPPIPSQLWSWGIENKKGRLRVVDKEAFRLNILPSGKANVSRMGIRFKGLYYSSQKALEDQWFIKSKVRSIEILYDPRNMNSIYIPYEDGKSFETCYLLDKSKQYKDCILEEIIFNFELASEMKEAQKNIQNQLKVDVDTEIEKIVKNKKLKEANIESNNKKLKGINGNRALEKELNREKEVFKLGGEKNSTAGAEVIEFNKNNEEEKAEGSRDRIMQMLRRKRDEKRNE, from the coding sequence ATGATGATGGAAAATGAAGTCTTTAAGTATTTTGATGAAGGAGGAGAAAGAATTAGAGTAGTGTATATTGATGCACATAATAGCAAAATATTTTATGTTAATTTAGATATTAATTTATGCACTCCTAAAATGGAGAACTTAGATAAATTAGAGGAAGAACTTAAAAATAATATATTGATAAAGATTAATGATCCTTACTTAAAAAGAATAGATGAAAGTAAGATTTCAAAAATTGAAAAAGAAAAGAGAGATTTATATTGGCCAATAATAAATAAGCTGTGGGAGGATAGAAAAATAGAGCTTTTAGATAAAAGAACAAGAAACACTCTTTTGAAGGAAGTATCAAGACATTCAAATATTACTGTTATAACCTTAAGAAGGATTCTAAATAGATTTTGGCAACGAGGAATGAGTAAAAATTCCCTACTACCAGATTATAAAAATTCTGGAGGTAAGGGTAAAGAAAGAAATTCAGGAAACAGTAAGGTTGGTAGACCTAAAAATGCAAGCTATTTAGAAGAAGGAAATGAAGGCATTAATGTTACTAAGGACATAAAAAAGCAATTTGAATTGGCAGTAAATAAATATTATAGAAATAATAAAAAAGTAAGTATTATGGAAACTTATAATTATGTTTTAAGAGACTTTTTCTCAGATGTAATTATAAAGGATGGACAAAAAAGCTTTATAGTATGGGATAAATCAAGAATACCTACCTATGATCAATTCTATTATTGGTTTAAAAAATTTGAAGATCCACGGAAGGATATAATTTTAAGAGAAAGTGAAAAGGAATTTGAACTAAAAAACAGGGAGCTATTAAGTAATTCAACAATAGAAACTGATGGACCAGGCACAAGGTTTCAAGTAGATGCAACAATTGCAGATATTTATTTAGTTAGTTCCTTAGATAGAAATAGGATTATAGGAAGACCTGTGGTTTATGCTATAATTGATGTTTTTTCAAGACTTGTAACTGGCATTTATGTTGGTTTAGAAGGACCATCTTGGCTTGGAGCCATGATGGCATTAGATAATATGGTTATAGATAAGGTTGAATTTTGTAGGAAATATGGAATAGAAATAACAGAAGAACAGTGGCCAGCTAGGTGTATACCAGATAGCATACTAGCTGATGGAGGAGAATTTGAAGGCTACTCTGTAGAAAATTTAGTGAATAATTTAAATATTAAGATAGAAATCGCTTCACCATATAGAGGTGATTTGAAAGGTATAGTTGAAAGAAATTTTAGAACCTTAAATACAAAATTGAAGCACAAAACTCCTGGCGCAATTCAAAAGGAATTCCGGAAAAGAGGAGATAGAGATTATAGATTAGATGCGACTCTTACATTAGAAGAATTTACAAGGATATATATAAATCTTGTATTGCTTCATAACAATAAAATAATTGATAAATACCAAATGGAAAAGGAAATGCTTTTAGATAATGTCCCTCCAATTCCATCACAGCTTTGGAGTTGGGGAATAGAAAATAAAAAGGGGAGACTTAGGGTTGTTGATAAGGAAGCTTTTAGATTAAATATACTTCCAAGTGGTAAAGCAAATGTTTCAAGAATGGGTATAAGATTTAAAGGCTTATATTATAGTTCACAAAAAGCTTTAGAAGATCAGTGGTTTATAAAGTCAAAAGTAAGAAGTATAGAGATATTATATGATCCAAGAAATATGAATAGCATATACATACCATATGAAGATGGTAAAAGCTTTGAAACCTGCTATTTACTTGATAAAAGTAAACAGTATAAAGATTGTATTTTAGAGGAGATTATATTTAATTTTGAACTTGCTTCAGAAATGAAAGAAGCACAGAAGAATATTCAAAATCAATTAAAGGTTGATGTTGATACTGAAATAGAAAAGATAGTTAAAAATAAAAAGCTTAAGGAAGCAAATATTGAAAGTAACAATAAAAAGCTTAAAGGAATTAATGGAAATAGAGCTTTAGAAAAGGAGCTCAATAGAGAAAAAGAAGTCTTTAAGCTAGGAGGAGAAAAGAATTCAACTGCAGGTGCAGAAGTGATAGAGTTTAATAAAAATAATGAAGAAGAAAAGGCTGAAGGTAGTAGGGACAGGATAATGCAAATGCTTAGAAGGAAAAGAGATGAGAAACGTAATGAATAA
- a CDS encoding ATP-binding protein translates to MRNVMNNERIIILKGDSELANYKKQEIEEYGGNPFIEALPHIFTEDEVVDRFTVFPVISNEDRIKATNLRYHIIKRAKNFIQPLPSHITLERRLSILIRRGYLARNPIDKTFLQRLRILNDLRAENADDKELNNKMNNIRSTADSISIIGISGIGKTTAIERLLLMYPQIIKHEEYKGELFSRTQLVWLKIDCPYDGSLATLCKSFFKAIDDLLGTRYLEKFGYTNRVTSSMMLHMTTLASMYGIGVLVIDEIQHLLNAKNDMEDMLNFFVTLSNTVGIPTVLIGTSKAQQIFKGNFRQTRRAASEGSIMWDRMEKESPEWEFFLETLWDFQALKYKTPLMPDIKDVFYDNCQGITAVAVNLFILAQERALSDGEEKITTKLLRTTAKEDLAMLQPMIKALRNNNQFEIMKYEDISLNLDDIAFKHSRNLELTGKIEELFKERKKTLELKRRDIVENLVMDLCEIGIFDKLNNIEIRKLSEKIVEREPLEKAYNSIKALAIKKAMELNEKVGRTLNCEDKRLKSGGLLHLYEKAIDAKQHPYEILKQNGFIKAPIEEFLKVN, encoded by the coding sequence ATGAGAAACGTAATGAATAATGAAAGAATAATAATTCTAAAGGGAGATAGTGAGCTTGCAAATTATAAAAAGCAGGAAATAGAAGAGTATGGTGGCAATCCTTTTATTGAAGCTTTACCACATATATTTACTGAAGATGAAGTAGTAGACCGTTTTACAGTATTTCCAGTAATAAGCAATGAGGACAGAATAAAGGCAACAAATTTAAGGTATCACATAATTAAAAGAGCTAAGAATTTTATTCAGCCTTTACCAAGTCATATTACCTTAGAGAGAAGGCTATCAATACTCATTAGACGAGGATATTTGGCTAGAAATCCTATAGATAAAACCTTTCTACAAAGGCTTAGAATATTAAATGATCTTAGAGCTGAAAACGCTGATGATAAAGAATTGAATAATAAGATGAATAATATAAGAAGTACCGCTGATAGTATATCAATTATAGGTATATCGGGCATTGGTAAAACTACAGCAATAGAAAGGCTTCTTTTAATGTACCCTCAAATTATAAAACATGAGGAGTATAAGGGTGAGCTTTTTAGTAGAACTCAGCTTGTATGGCTTAAGATAGATTGTCCCTATGATGGTAGTTTAGCAACCTTATGTAAAAGCTTCTTTAAGGCTATAGATGATTTATTGGGAACTAGGTACTTAGAAAAATTCGGTTATACAAATAGAGTTACGTCTTCAATGATGCTACATATGACAACCTTGGCTAGTATGTATGGCATTGGAGTTTTAGTAATTGATGAAATTCAACATTTATTAAATGCTAAAAATGATATGGAGGACATGTTAAATTTTTTTGTAACCTTAAGTAATACTGTTGGTATACCTACGGTGCTTATAGGAACTAGTAAAGCTCAACAAATATTTAAAGGAAACTTTAGACAAACAAGAAGGGCAGCCAGTGAAGGTTCTATAATGTGGGATAGGATGGAAAAAGAAAGTCCAGAGTGGGAATTCTTTCTGGAAACTTTATGGGATTTTCAAGCACTTAAATATAAGACGCCTTTAATGCCTGATATAAAAGATGTTTTTTATGATAATTGCCAGGGCATAACAGCAGTTGCAGTTAATTTGTTTATACTAGCTCAAGAAAGAGCTTTATCTGATGGAGAAGAAAAAATAACAACAAAGCTTTTAAGAACTACAGCTAAGGAAGATCTTGCTATGCTTCAACCAATGATAAAGGCTTTGAGAAATAATAATCAATTTGAAATCATGAAATATGAGGATATTTCTTTAAACCTAGATGATATTGCTTTTAAGCATAGTAGAAATTTAGAACTCACAGGAAAGATAGAAGAACTATTTAAGGAAAGAAAGAAAACCCTTGAATTAAAAAGAAGGGATATAGTAGAAAATCTAGTTATGGATTTATGTGAAATAGGTATATTTGATAAATTAAATAATATAGAGATACGTAAGTTATCTGAAAAAATAGTAGAACGTGAACCATTAGAGAAAGCTTATAATTCAATAAAGGCTTTAGCTATAAAAAAGGCAATGGAGCTTAATGAAAAGGTTGGCAGGACATTAAATTGTGAAGATAAAAGATTGAAAAGTGGAGGGCTATTACATTTGTATGAAAAGGCAATAGATGCTAAACAACACCCTTATGAAATATTAAAGCAAAATGGATTTATTAAAGCTCCTATTGAGGAATTTTTAAAAGTAAATTAG
- a CDS encoding TnsD family Tn7-like transposition protein, giving the protein MLHFFTDPYKDELIYSAIARYHYYTGNIDYKDTLEELFGKRTIIPSLEIGSNIEALAKNLGGKYTAAYIINKHTIFPFYSLFLPSKRKKQILKEIKLQDGNGLYTRLGIIAGSICVKAGIYYCPLCAKADKGKYGEVYIHREHQLQGILVCHKHGVNLKRYPVNKLQVSRLQYIRFDENLMNLSETKIENCKHRDKLLKLSKDAYYLLNQDFNKISKESIHIKYKNLLYERALATSSGRIKQRELYEEFINFYGEEFLRLMESDINIDDEFNWLKVATRNEERTVHPIRHLLLINFLQKDISEFFKEINCKYNPFGKGPWVCLNKAADHYGKKVVKALEITEDYKTRVPVGTFTCSCGFIYSRKGPDKTEEDKYKIGRVKCFGETWENKLRELLSIRKYGVREISNAMGCDTKTVIKYADKVGRLAAINTGVKEVHLKEKVKKVNTSFQDNYKNDINNFIKDHEGCTRQQLRSNLNKQYMWLYRHDKKWLYSKLPEAIPRGKRNENTRNRVNWDKRDIEIMHLISAKRKEMLSREKSIRITKSSIAKEIGLLTSLEVNMDKLPKTKRYLNEIAESVEQFQIRRCKQIIDNKLAEEQPIKLWEVQRKAGIRTKAFKKLTKELQEYINMGDKV; this is encoded by the coding sequence ATGTTACATTTTTTTACTGACCCTTACAAGGATGAACTTATTTATTCGGCAATCGCAAGATATCATTATTATACAGGAAACATAGATTACAAGGATACTTTAGAAGAATTATTTGGAAAAAGGACAATTATACCTAGCTTAGAAATAGGAAGTAATATAGAAGCTTTGGCTAAAAATCTAGGTGGTAAATATACAGCAGCTTATATTATAAATAAACATACTATATTTCCTTTTTATAGTCTATTTTTGCCCAGCAAAAGAAAGAAGCAAATACTTAAGGAAATAAAGCTGCAGGATGGGAATGGACTTTATACTAGGCTTGGAATAATAGCTGGCAGCATATGCGTTAAAGCTGGTATTTATTATTGTCCACTTTGTGCAAAAGCTGATAAGGGAAAATATGGTGAAGTATATATTCATAGAGAACATCAGCTTCAAGGAATATTGGTATGTCACAAGCATGGAGTTAATTTAAAAAGGTATCCTGTAAATAAGCTGCAGGTTAGCAGACTTCAATATATAAGATTTGATGAAAATTTAATGAATTTAAGTGAAACAAAAATAGAAAATTGCAAACATCGGGATAAGTTATTGAAATTATCTAAAGATGCATATTACCTGTTAAATCAGGATTTTAACAAGATTTCTAAGGAAAGTATACATATAAAATATAAAAATCTATTGTATGAAAGAGCTTTAGCTACCTCTAGTGGAAGAATTAAGCAAAGAGAATTATATGAAGAATTTATAAATTTTTATGGTGAAGAATTTCTAAGGTTAATGGAATCGGATATAAATATTGATGATGAATTTAATTGGTTAAAGGTAGCTACTAGAAATGAGGAAAGGACAGTTCATCCAATTAGACACTTGTTATTAATAAATTTCTTGCAAAAGGATATTTCAGAATTTTTTAAAGAAATAAATTGTAAGTACAATCCTTTTGGAAAAGGACCCTGGGTATGTTTAAATAAAGCTGCTGATCATTACGGAAAAAAGGTAGTTAAGGCTTTAGAAATAACTGAAGATTATAAAACTAGAGTTCCTGTTGGCACCTTTACTTGCTCCTGTGGTTTTATATATTCAAGAAAAGGGCCGGATAAAACAGAAGAGGATAAGTATAAAATTGGGCGAGTTAAATGTTTTGGAGAGACCTGGGAAAATAAGCTTAGAGAATTACTTAGTATTAGGAAATATGGGGTTAGAGAAATTAGTAATGCTATGGGTTGTGATACTAAGACGGTTATAAAATATGCTGACAAAGTAGGAAGGTTAGCAGCTATAAACACAGGAGTTAAGGAAGTTCATTTAAAAGAAAAAGTTAAGAAAGTAAATACAAGTTTTCAAGATAATTATAAAAATGATATTAACAATTTTATAAAAGATCATGAAGGTTGCACAAGACAACAGCTTAGAAGTAATTTAAATAAACAATACATGTGGCTATATAGACATGATAAAAAGTGGCTTTATAGCAAACTTCCTGAGGCTATACCTAGAGGTAAGAGAAATGAAAATACTAGAAATAGAGTAAATTGGGATAAAAGAGATATTGAAATTATGCATTTAATATCAGCAAAAAGAAAAGAAATGCTAAGTAGGGAAAAGTCTATTAGGATAACAAAATCAAGTATTGCGAAAGAAATAGGATTACTTACAAGTTTAGAAGTAAATATGGATAAGTTACCTAAAACAAAGAGGTATTTAAATGAAATAGCTGAGAGTGTAGAACAATTTCAAATTAGAAGGTGTAAGCAAATAATTGATAATAAGCTTGCTGAAGAACAACCAATAAAGCTTTGGGAGGTTCAAAGGAAGGCTGGAATTAGAACTAAAGCCTTTAAAAAATTAACAAAGGAGTTACAGGAGTACATAAATATGGGGGATAAGGTATGA
- a CDS encoding DUF262 domain-containing protein, whose amino-acid sequence MEEYKDLRSELLAKRGEIYANQLTMSVGEVMNLYESKEINLEPAFQRLFRWNTQQETNFVESILLGYPIPAIFVLQREDGIWDVIDGVQRLSTICHFSGILRDIEKGEERMAPLKLESAKILTKLQGKYFMSENSNECLDTSTRIDFKRSTFPVIVLKHGSEKNSKYELFKRLNTGGSHLSPQEIRNALILMYNENVYNKMDNFCKDENFKTLLSLSDNKLELRMDMDILTRFIVMRNYENIENVQNTIEINEFLDDAINEIISKETYDIDNDLYVFSELISFLQSNIDEEYGFKVYSETGGKFKGAFNWFIFETVIWGLTVINNISVVNSKKDEIINKIKKLKGTGQYQQSKSLSNLKVIQRLKEAKIEAEEVFNLNA is encoded by the coding sequence ATGGAAGAATACAAAGATTTGAGAAGTGAACTATTAGCAAAAAGAGGTGAAATTTATGCGAATCAATTGACAATGTCTGTTGGCGAAGTTATGAATCTCTATGAAAGTAAAGAGATAAATTTAGAACCGGCATTTCAAAGGCTATTCAGATGGAATACGCAACAAGAAACAAATTTTGTTGAATCAATTTTATTAGGATATCCTATTCCAGCTATTTTTGTTTTACAAAGAGAAGATGGTATTTGGGATGTAATTGATGGGGTTCAAAGGCTTTCTACAATATGTCATTTTTCTGGAATTTTAAGGGATATAGAAAAAGGTGAAGAAAGGATGGCTCCGTTAAAGCTTGAAAGTGCAAAAATTTTGACAAAATTACAAGGTAAATATTTTATGAGTGAAAATTCAAATGAATGTTTAGATACTTCTACAAGAATTGATTTTAAAAGATCAACTTTCCCAGTAATAGTTCTTAAGCATGGAAGTGAAAAAAATTCAAAATACGAGTTGTTTAAAAGATTAAATACTGGTGGATCACATTTAAGTCCACAAGAAATAAGAAATGCACTTATTTTAATGTATAATGAGAATGTTTATAATAAGATGGATAATTTTTGTAAGGATGAGAACTTTAAAACTTTGTTAAGTTTATCTGACAATAAGTTAGAGCTTAGGATGGATATGGATATACTGACAAGGTTTATAGTTATGAGAAATTATGAAAATATAGAAAATGTACAAAATACAATAGAGATAAATGAATTTTTAGATGATGCAATTAATGAAATAATTTCGAAAGAGACTTATGATATAGATAACGATTTATACGTATTTTCAGAATTAATAAGTTTTTTACAATCTAACATTGATGAAGAATATGGGTTTAAAGTATATAGTGAAACCGGAGGTAAATTCAAAGGAGCTTTTAATTGGTTTATTTTTGAAACTGTAATTTGGGGATTAACTGTTATAAATAATATATCAGTAGTAAATAGTAAAAAGGATGAAATTATAAATAAAATTAAGAAATTAAAAGGAACAGGACAATATCAACAATCTAAATCTCTTTCTAATTTAAAGGTTATTCAGAGATTAAAAGAAGCTAAAATAGAAGCTGAAGAGGTTTTTAATTTAAATGCCTAA
- a CDS encoding Tn7-like element transposition protein TnsE — protein MSKKEAKVKEWPFEKGERVKLTWIGEPFKQNNKWVINSYFKGNRNTRKVILDWGSVHFLVTEKYYVDGDLNNSEAPENSEIIELNLKVAKTEYRERPWEVWGSGFKDKTKSKIFSFIDKGELYIIPIIEIIRAVLAPSKFMLNRILEMDAFDNYFTYDIDKRKLEIHFTYEYEQKLLKTDKINHLAWLLTNTNALKMFNKVGQNVWQLKELKFDFLLENFNIRVRIEKKNNYTKILEILALKRKKINVEEVNVYHPSLEETQSSNEAKIRKYINKNSNSDRELTSEGDGSTKTSEEINDLLIEHEYEILPQINKKKKGFRVARKAEDENTKKYILEDNNLRTTADVGGEDVIRGLEFTSIDKVEEKGELAEFVEVLKFLEKREDIKKVNIIIGELPEGKRGKRFARLSDGVTKRKYTIGQVTMSNGREFSLIDVEREGKVLSMLMLRSDNNVNWNLIYSKLLFGLVDESGKWNNETINNAINNRIIIERIKHINRRIDENLNFLYSKLFLWKSNNI, from the coding sequence ATGAGTAAAAAAGAAGCTAAGGTAAAGGAATGGCCGTTTGAAAAAGGAGAAAGGGTTAAGTTGACTTGGATAGGAGAACCCTTTAAACAAAATAATAAATGGGTGATTAATTCATATTTTAAGGGTAATAGAAATACTAGAAAAGTGATACTTGATTGGGGAAGTGTTCATTTTTTAGTTACTGAAAAATATTATGTAGATGGTGATTTAAATAATTCAGAAGCACCAGAAAATAGTGAAATTATAGAATTAAACTTAAAGGTTGCTAAGACGGAATATAGAGAAAGGCCTTGGGAGGTTTGGGGCAGTGGTTTTAAGGATAAAACAAAATCTAAAATCTTTAGTTTTATAGATAAGGGTGAATTATATATAATACCTATAATTGAAATAATAAGAGCTGTTTTGGCACCTAGTAAGTTTATGCTGAATAGAATATTGGAAATGGATGCTTTTGATAATTACTTTACTTATGATATTGATAAAAGAAAACTTGAAATACATTTTACTTATGAATATGAGCAGAAGCTTTTAAAAACTGATAAAATAAATCATTTAGCTTGGCTATTAACAAATACTAATGCATTAAAAATGTTTAATAAGGTAGGTCAGAATGTGTGGCAGCTTAAAGAGTTAAAATTTGATTTTTTATTAGAGAATTTTAATATAAGGGTAAGGATAGAAAAGAAAAATAACTATACTAAGATATTGGAAATACTGGCTTTGAAAAGAAAGAAAATTAATGTTGAGGAAGTAAATGTATACCATCCAAGTTTGGAAGAAACTCAAAGCAGCAATGAAGCTAAAATAAGAAAGTATATTAATAAAAATTCTAATTCTGATAGGGAGCTAACATCAGAGGGGGATGGTTCAACAAAGACTTCAGAGGAAATAAATGATTTATTAATAGAGCATGAATATGAAATACTTCCTCAAATAAATAAAAAGAAAAAAGGATTTAGAGTAGCAAGAAAAGCTGAAGACGAAAATACTAAAAAATATATTTTAGAGGATAATAATTTAAGGACAACAGCAGATGTTGGTGGAGAAGACGTAATTAGAGGATTAGAATTTACTAGTATAGATAAAGTTGAAGAAAAAGGTGAATTAGCAGAATTTGTTGAAGTACTAAAGTTTTTAGAAAAGAGAGAAGATATAAAAAAAGTAAATATAATTATTGGTGAACTACCTGAAGGTAAAAGAGGTAAGAGATTTGCTAGGCTTAGTGACGGAGTTACTAAAAGGAAGTATACTATAGGACAAGTTACAATGAGTAATGGAAGAGAGTTCAGTTTGATTGATGTTGAAAGGGAAGGTAAAGTATTATCAATGTTAATGTTAAGGTCAGATAATAATGTTAATTGGAATCTAATTTATAGTAAATTATTATTTGGATTAGTTGATGAAAGCGGTAAATGGAATAATGAAACAATAAATAATGCTATTAATAATAGAATTATAATTGAAAGAATAAAACATATTAATAGGAGAATAGATGAAAACTTAAATTTTTTGTACAGTAAGCTTTTTTTATGGAAAAGTAATAATATATAG